The following proteins come from a genomic window of Asterias amurensis chromosome 15, ASM3211899v1:
- the LOC139947854 gene encoding far upstream element-binding protein 3-like isoform X3: MTDFQAVAPPVSISTDGKAAFADAVQRAKQIAAKIGGASVPAGQAGDPLGGGLKRPLEDFSGEEPDRKKNMAFQSMNDPLNSMFSMKPVMPGVGGNITEDYKVPSSLVGLIIGRGGETITKIQSESGCKVQVAAQNDVDNPEVRTCTLTGSTDALQRAKAELNSIVYNSKEAVTEQLLIKANKVGLIIGKKGETIRKMMEESGAKMMMIQDSTINTGLEKPLKITGDQNQVDKAKEMIQELLDKQQEYDNNSGGMQRPQPNYGAGGSESREFTVPRLTVGIIIGKKGDMIRSIQEDTGARVQFNDDDGSDVRVCIVTGSLPAVERARTIIDSIVMEAEQRDMERGMGGMRGRGRGRGGGPNNFGNRGGGFMGGMMRDNHFQGGRGGGEMREMPVAFNKCGLIIGRGGANIQAIKGKSGARIEMTQRLNQEGDKIFTIQGTPEQIESAEQLIREKLNEPSMGRGGPGGGGRGGYNQNGGQGGNQGFNGGGGWGNNSYGGGGGGGGDGGSGWGQQQPQQQQPQQGQDQSKSHEAAWQAFYQQQQYYPQPGQGIQPQAAVASQPQPSAAGTQQTPTQSQAAVGQAQTGQAQPDYSAAWAEYFRQQQMMYASQNPAAAGQAAGQPGQQPNQSAGYPQ, encoded by the exons ATTGCAGCAAAGATCGGAGGAGCATCCGTACCTGCGGGCCAAGCAGGAGATCCACTCGGCGGTGGACTGAAGAGACCTCTTGAGGACTTCAGCGGAGAGGAACCAGATAGAAAAAAGAACATGGCCTTCCAAAGCATGAACGATC CCTTAAACAGCATGTTTTCTATGAAACCAGTCATGCCAGG TGTTGGTGGTAATATAACCGAAGACTACAAGGTTCCAAGCAGTCTTGTTGGTTTAA TCATCGGTAGAGGTGGTGAAACGATAACAAAAATTCAGAGTGAATCCGGTTGTAAAGTTCAAGTAGCTGCTC AAAACGATGTGGATAATCCAGAAGTCAGAACATGTACATTAACGGGTTCGACAGACGCATTACA gagagCCAAAGCGGAACTTAACAGCATTGTGTACAACTCAAAGGAGGCCGTTACAGAACAGCTTTTGATCAAAGCTAACAAAGTGGGTCTCATCATCGGCAAGAAGGGCGAGACAATCAGAAAAATGATG GAAGAGTCTGGTGCAAAGATGATGATGATCCAAGACAGCACGATAAACACAGGTCTGGAAAAACCACTGAAAATCACCGGCGACCAGAACCAGGTCGAT AAAGCCAAGGAGATGATTCAGGAGTTACTggat AAACAACAAGAATACGATAATAACTCCGGGGGAATGCAGAGACCCCAACCTAATTATGGGGCTGGTGGAAGTGAGAGCAGAGAG tTCACCGTACCAAGGCTTACAGTAGGCATCATCATCGGTAAGAAGGGTGACATGATCCGTAGCATCCAGGAGGACACCGGTGCCAGGGTACAGTTCAATGACGATGACGGCAGTGACGTCAGGGTCTGCATTGTTACGGGTTCCCTTCCTGCTGTAGAGCGTGCGCGGACCATCATCGACAGCATCGTTATGGAAGCCGAG CAACGCGATATGGAGAGGGGGATGGGCGGCATGAGAGGGCGGGGCCGCGGAAGGGGTGGCGGCCCCAATAACTTCGGAAACCGTGGCGGCGGCTTCATGGGTGGTATGATGAGGGACAACCACTTCCAGGGCGGCCGAGGCGGTGGTGAGATGAGAGAGATGCCAGTCGCATTCAACAAATGTGGGTTGATCATCGGCAGAG GTGGAGCCAATATCCAGGCTATTAAGGGCAAGTCTGGTGCTCGTATTGAGATGACACAACGGCTGAACCAGGAGGGCGACAAAATCTTCACCATCCAGGGTACACCTGAACAGATTGAATCGGCCGAACAGCTTATCAGGGAAAAGCTCAAC GAGCCAAGCATGGGCAGAGGTGGTCCTGGCGGCGGTGGCCGAGGAGGGTACAACCAAAA TGGCGGCCAAGGAGGAAACCAAGGTTTCAACGGTGGAGGTGGATGGGGTAACAACAGCTATGGAGGTGGCGGcggtggtggtggtgatggcGGTAGTGGTTGGGGACAACAGCAGCCACAGCAGCAACAACCG CAGCAAGGCCAGGACCAGAGCAAGTCTCACGAGGCAGCATGGCAGGCCTTCTACCAGCAGCAGCAGTACTACCCTCAGCCAGGGCAGGGCATCCAGCCCCAGGCCGCTGTGGCTAGCCAGCCGCAACCGTCTGCTGCCGGCACACAACAGACACCAACACAATCACAAG CTGCTGTTGGACAAGCCCAGACCGGTCAGGCCCAGCCAGACTACAGCGCAGCCTGGGCAGAGTACTTCAGACAACAACAGATGATGTACGCCAGTCAGAACCCGGCCGCAGCTGGCCAAGCGGCTGGCCAGCCAGGACAGCAGCCCAATCAG TCTGCCGGTTACCCACAGTAG
- the LOC139947854 gene encoding far upstream element-binding protein 3-like isoform X1, with protein MTDFQAVAPPVSISTDGKAAFADAVQRAKQIAAKIGGASVPAGQAGDPLGGGLKRPLEDFSGEEPDRKKNMAFQSMNDPLNSMFSMKPVMPGVGGNITEDYKVPSSLVGLIIGRGGETITKIQSESGCKVQVAAQNDVDNPEVRTCTLTGSTDALQRAKAELNSIVYNSKEAVTEQLLIKANKVGLIIGKKGETIRKMMEESGAKMMMIQDSTINTGLEKPLKITGDQNQVDKAKEMIQELLDKQQEYDNNSGGMQRPQPNYGAGGSESREFTVPRLTVGIIIGKKGDMIRSIQEDTGARVQFNDDDGSDVRVCIVTGSLPAVERARTIIDSIVMEAEQRDMERGMGGMRGRGRGRGGGPNNFGNRGGGFMGGMMRDNHFQGGRGGGEMREMPVAFNKCGLIIGRGGANIQAIKGKSGARIEMTQRLNQEGDKIFTIQGTPEQIESAEQLIREKLNEPSMGRGGPGGGGRGGYNQNGGQGGNQGFNGGGGWGNNSYGGGGGGGGDGGSGWGQQQPQQQQPQQGQDQSKSHEAAWQAFYQQQQYYPQPGQGIQPQAAVASQPQPSAAGTQQTPTQSQAGQSSTTAAGQQDFSSQWADYYKQQAAVGQAQTGQAQPDYSAAWAEYFRQQQMMYASQNPAAAGQAAGQPGQQPNQSAGYPQ; from the exons ATTGCAGCAAAGATCGGAGGAGCATCCGTACCTGCGGGCCAAGCAGGAGATCCACTCGGCGGTGGACTGAAGAGACCTCTTGAGGACTTCAGCGGAGAGGAACCAGATAGAAAAAAGAACATGGCCTTCCAAAGCATGAACGATC CCTTAAACAGCATGTTTTCTATGAAACCAGTCATGCCAGG TGTTGGTGGTAATATAACCGAAGACTACAAGGTTCCAAGCAGTCTTGTTGGTTTAA TCATCGGTAGAGGTGGTGAAACGATAACAAAAATTCAGAGTGAATCCGGTTGTAAAGTTCAAGTAGCTGCTC AAAACGATGTGGATAATCCAGAAGTCAGAACATGTACATTAACGGGTTCGACAGACGCATTACA gagagCCAAAGCGGAACTTAACAGCATTGTGTACAACTCAAAGGAGGCCGTTACAGAACAGCTTTTGATCAAAGCTAACAAAGTGGGTCTCATCATCGGCAAGAAGGGCGAGACAATCAGAAAAATGATG GAAGAGTCTGGTGCAAAGATGATGATGATCCAAGACAGCACGATAAACACAGGTCTGGAAAAACCACTGAAAATCACCGGCGACCAGAACCAGGTCGAT AAAGCCAAGGAGATGATTCAGGAGTTACTggat AAACAACAAGAATACGATAATAACTCCGGGGGAATGCAGAGACCCCAACCTAATTATGGGGCTGGTGGAAGTGAGAGCAGAGAG tTCACCGTACCAAGGCTTACAGTAGGCATCATCATCGGTAAGAAGGGTGACATGATCCGTAGCATCCAGGAGGACACCGGTGCCAGGGTACAGTTCAATGACGATGACGGCAGTGACGTCAGGGTCTGCATTGTTACGGGTTCCCTTCCTGCTGTAGAGCGTGCGCGGACCATCATCGACAGCATCGTTATGGAAGCCGAG CAACGCGATATGGAGAGGGGGATGGGCGGCATGAGAGGGCGGGGCCGCGGAAGGGGTGGCGGCCCCAATAACTTCGGAAACCGTGGCGGCGGCTTCATGGGTGGTATGATGAGGGACAACCACTTCCAGGGCGGCCGAGGCGGTGGTGAGATGAGAGAGATGCCAGTCGCATTCAACAAATGTGGGTTGATCATCGGCAGAG GTGGAGCCAATATCCAGGCTATTAAGGGCAAGTCTGGTGCTCGTATTGAGATGACACAACGGCTGAACCAGGAGGGCGACAAAATCTTCACCATCCAGGGTACACCTGAACAGATTGAATCGGCCGAACAGCTTATCAGGGAAAAGCTCAAC GAGCCAAGCATGGGCAGAGGTGGTCCTGGCGGCGGTGGCCGAGGAGGGTACAACCAAAA TGGCGGCCAAGGAGGAAACCAAGGTTTCAACGGTGGAGGTGGATGGGGTAACAACAGCTATGGAGGTGGCGGcggtggtggtggtgatggcGGTAGTGGTTGGGGACAACAGCAGCCACAGCAGCAACAACCG CAGCAAGGCCAGGACCAGAGCAAGTCTCACGAGGCAGCATGGCAGGCCTTCTACCAGCAGCAGCAGTACTACCCTCAGCCAGGGCAGGGCATCCAGCCCCAGGCCGCTGTGGCTAGCCAGCCGCAACCGTCTGCTGCCGGCACACAACAGACACCAACACAATCACAAG CAGGCCAATCCTCGACGACGGCGGCCGGCCAGCAAGACTTTTCCAGCCAATGGGCGGATTACTACAAGCAACAAG CTGCTGTTGGACAAGCCCAGACCGGTCAGGCCCAGCCAGACTACAGCGCAGCCTGGGCAGAGTACTTCAGACAACAACAGATGATGTACGCCAGTCAGAACCCGGCCGCAGCTGGCCAAGCGGCTGGCCAGCCAGGACAGCAGCCCAATCAG TCTGCCGGTTACCCACAGTAG
- the LOC139947854 gene encoding far upstream element-binding protein 3-like isoform X2 has product MTDFQAVAPPVSISTDGKAAFADAVQRAKQIAAKIGGASVPAGQAGDPLGGGLKRPLEDFSGEEPDRKKNMAFQSMNDPLNSMFSMKPVMPGVGGNITEDYKVPSSLVGLIIGRGGETITKIQSESGCKVQVAAQNDVDNPEVRTCTLTGSTDALQRAKAELNSIVYNSKEAVTEQLLIKANKVGLIIGKKGETIRKMMEESGAKMMMIQDSTINTGLEKPLKITGDQNQVDKAKEMIQELLDKQQEYDNNSGGMQRPQPNYGAGGSESREFTVPRLTVGIIIGKKGDMIRSIQEDTGARVQFNDDDGSDVRVCIVTGSLPAVERARTIIDSIVMEAEQRDMERGMGGMRGRGRGRGGGPNNFGNRGGGFMGGMMRDNHFQGGRGGGEMREMPVAFNKCGLIIGRGGANIQAIKGKSGARIEMTQRLNQEGDKIFTIQGTPEQIESAEQLIREKLNEPSMGRGGPGGGGRGGYNQNGGQGGNQGFNGGGGWGNNSYGGGGGGGGDGGSGWGQQQPQQQQPQQGQDQSKSHEAAWQAFYQQQQYYPQPGQGIQPQAAVASQPQPSAAGTQQTPTQSQGQSSTTAAGQQDFSSQWADYYKQQAAVGQAQTGQAQPDYSAAWAEYFRQQQMMYASQNPAAAGQAAGQPGQQPNQSAGYPQ; this is encoded by the exons ATTGCAGCAAAGATCGGAGGAGCATCCGTACCTGCGGGCCAAGCAGGAGATCCACTCGGCGGTGGACTGAAGAGACCTCTTGAGGACTTCAGCGGAGAGGAACCAGATAGAAAAAAGAACATGGCCTTCCAAAGCATGAACGATC CCTTAAACAGCATGTTTTCTATGAAACCAGTCATGCCAGG TGTTGGTGGTAATATAACCGAAGACTACAAGGTTCCAAGCAGTCTTGTTGGTTTAA TCATCGGTAGAGGTGGTGAAACGATAACAAAAATTCAGAGTGAATCCGGTTGTAAAGTTCAAGTAGCTGCTC AAAACGATGTGGATAATCCAGAAGTCAGAACATGTACATTAACGGGTTCGACAGACGCATTACA gagagCCAAAGCGGAACTTAACAGCATTGTGTACAACTCAAAGGAGGCCGTTACAGAACAGCTTTTGATCAAAGCTAACAAAGTGGGTCTCATCATCGGCAAGAAGGGCGAGACAATCAGAAAAATGATG GAAGAGTCTGGTGCAAAGATGATGATGATCCAAGACAGCACGATAAACACAGGTCTGGAAAAACCACTGAAAATCACCGGCGACCAGAACCAGGTCGAT AAAGCCAAGGAGATGATTCAGGAGTTACTggat AAACAACAAGAATACGATAATAACTCCGGGGGAATGCAGAGACCCCAACCTAATTATGGGGCTGGTGGAAGTGAGAGCAGAGAG tTCACCGTACCAAGGCTTACAGTAGGCATCATCATCGGTAAGAAGGGTGACATGATCCGTAGCATCCAGGAGGACACCGGTGCCAGGGTACAGTTCAATGACGATGACGGCAGTGACGTCAGGGTCTGCATTGTTACGGGTTCCCTTCCTGCTGTAGAGCGTGCGCGGACCATCATCGACAGCATCGTTATGGAAGCCGAG CAACGCGATATGGAGAGGGGGATGGGCGGCATGAGAGGGCGGGGCCGCGGAAGGGGTGGCGGCCCCAATAACTTCGGAAACCGTGGCGGCGGCTTCATGGGTGGTATGATGAGGGACAACCACTTCCAGGGCGGCCGAGGCGGTGGTGAGATGAGAGAGATGCCAGTCGCATTCAACAAATGTGGGTTGATCATCGGCAGAG GTGGAGCCAATATCCAGGCTATTAAGGGCAAGTCTGGTGCTCGTATTGAGATGACACAACGGCTGAACCAGGAGGGCGACAAAATCTTCACCATCCAGGGTACACCTGAACAGATTGAATCGGCCGAACAGCTTATCAGGGAAAAGCTCAAC GAGCCAAGCATGGGCAGAGGTGGTCCTGGCGGCGGTGGCCGAGGAGGGTACAACCAAAA TGGCGGCCAAGGAGGAAACCAAGGTTTCAACGGTGGAGGTGGATGGGGTAACAACAGCTATGGAGGTGGCGGcggtggtggtggtgatggcGGTAGTGGTTGGGGACAACAGCAGCCACAGCAGCAACAACCG CAGCAAGGCCAGGACCAGAGCAAGTCTCACGAGGCAGCATGGCAGGCCTTCTACCAGCAGCAGCAGTACTACCCTCAGCCAGGGCAGGGCATCCAGCCCCAGGCCGCTGTGGCTAGCCAGCCGCAACCGTCTGCTGCCGGCACACAACAGACACCAACACAATCACAAG GCCAATCCTCGACGACGGCGGCCGGCCAGCAAGACTTTTCCAGCCAATGGGCGGATTACTACAAGCAACAAG CTGCTGTTGGACAAGCCCAGACCGGTCAGGCCCAGCCAGACTACAGCGCAGCCTGGGCAGAGTACTTCAGACAACAACAGATGATGTACGCCAGTCAGAACCCGGCCGCAGCTGGCCAAGCGGCTGGCCAGCCAGGACAGCAGCCCAATCAG TCTGCCGGTTACCCACAGTAG